From a single Pelmatolapia mariae isolate MD_Pm_ZW linkage group LG20, Pm_UMD_F_2, whole genome shotgun sequence genomic region:
- the mul1 gene encoding mitochondrial ubiquitin ligase activator of NFKB 1 yields the protein MDSSGKPSTAQIVVLATSSALTAFFYSIYRSRATIVARLKEAKKVSLDQDLKTILSETPGRCIPYAVIEGVVRSVKETLNSQFVDNCKGVIERLTLKEEKMVWNRTTHIWNSTEKIIHQRINTVPFALGSHDDDIASTVRVIRPLDAAELDLETTYENFHPTVQSLSSVIGHFISGERPKGIHETEEMLRVGDSITGVGELVLDNSLIKLQPPKQGFCYFLTRLDYESLLRKQGNGVRLWRILAIVFGMAACSTLLYILWKQYMHRRQSKKERSILEEFKEQQRKRLRELNIEESSVSPTSCTVCLSRDRSCVFLECGHVCTCSQCYEALPEPKKCPICRASIDRVVPLYNS from the exons ATGGACTCCAGTGGGAAGCCCTCAACGGCACAGATTGTGGTTTTAGCCACAAGCTCGGCTCTGACCGCATTCTTCTATTCCATTTACAGAAGCAGAGCTACAATAGTTGCCAGATTAAAG GAAGCAAAAAAAGTCTCCCTTGACCAAGATTTGAAAACCATCCTGTCTGAAACTCCTGGAAGATGTATCCCATACGCCGTCATAGAAG gtgtggtgagATCTGTGAAGGAAACACTGAACAGCCAGTTTGTCGATAACTGCAAAGGTGTCATTGAGAGGCTGACGCTGAAGGAGGAGAAGATGGTGTGGAACCGCACCACTCACATATG gaacagcacagagaaaatcaTCCATCAGCGCATTAACACGGTTCCCTTTGCCCTCGGGTCACATGATGACGATATCGCTTCCACAGTCCGAGTTATACGCCCGTTAGACGCAGCGGAGTTGGATCTGGAGACCACCTACGAGAACTTCCACCCCACAGTCCAATCCTTGTCCAGCGTTATTGGTCACTTCATCAGCGGGGAGCGACCAAAAGGCATCCACGAAACCGAGGAGATGCTGCGTGTGGGTGACAGCATCACAGGAGTCGGAGAGCTGGTCCTGGATAACAGCCTGATCAAGCTCCAACCACCCAAACAGGGCTTCTGTTATTTCCTCACTCGGCTGGACTACGAGTCTCTCCTGCGGAAGCAGGGGAACGGCGTTAGACTCTGGAGGATTCTGGCGATTGTGTTCGGCATGGCTGCCTGCTCCACGCTCCTCTACATCCTGTGGAAGCAATACATGCATCGCAGACAGAGCAAGAAGGAGAGGAGCATACTTGAGGAGTTCAAGGAACAACAGAGGAAGCGTTTGCGTGAACTTAACATAGAGGAAAGCAGCGTATCTCCCACCAGCTGCACTGTCTGCCTGAGCCGGGATCGCTCCTGTGTGTTTCTAGAGTGTGGTCATGTGTGTACCTGCAGCCAGTGCTACGAGGCCCTGCCAGAGCCAAAGAAATGCCCCATTTGCAGGGCGTCTATAGACAGGGTGGTGCCTCTTTACAACAGCTAA